A region of Lepeophtheirus salmonis chromosome 13, UVic_Lsal_1.4, whole genome shotgun sequence DNA encodes the following proteins:
- the Shal gene encoding potassium voltage-gated channel protein Shal, with protein sequence MASVAAWLPFARAAAIGWVPIATHPLPPPPAMHGKQRCEDEKLIVNISGRRFETWQNTLEKYPDTLLGSNERDFFYEEETGEYFFDRDPDIFRHILNYYRTGKLHYPRNECLTQYDEELAFFGIMPDVIGDCCYEDYRDRKRENAERLMDDKLDEEEGADAIVPEEFRERMWRAFETPHTSTPALVFYYVTGFFIAVSVMANVVETVPCGEVPGRNQIQPCGEKYKIMFFCLDTACVMIFTAEYFLRLYAAPDRFKFMRSVMSVIDFVAIMPYYIGLGLSDDNEVSGAFVTLRVFRVFRIFKFSRHSQGLRILGYTLQSCASELGFLVFSLAMAIIIFATIMFYCEKSVDGSTFTSIPAAFWYTIVTMTTLGYGDMVPSTNLGKLIGGICSLSGVLVIALPVPVIVSNFSRIYHQNQRADKRKAQKKARLARIQIAKATSGAAFVSKKKAAEARMAARAAGLEVNENDKEDIFEMQHHHLLRCLEKTTNREFVEMDVPFNGGLRGIRATMSQGPSSLPSSPSIVHGSGWKNSLLGSCCGKCSSSGCEDSCSKPSITHESKYSVSGNKKHDNLHNDTELNDVQIRGMYRENLTITGGFGREPSLNNNALGVVLGSPHAENSPVVISAVVSAPNPSSENNNSPSSPEVQPSSILPSVTVSNL encoded by the exons ATGGCCTCGGTGGCCGCCTGGCTTCCTTTCGCCCGAGCAGCAGCGATAGGATGGGTTCCCATTGCCACCCATCCCCTGCCTCCTCCTCCAGCGATGCATGGAAAGCAGCGATGTGAGGATGAGAAACTCATTGTGAACATCTCGGGCCGACGCTTCGAAACGTGGCAAAACACACTTGAAAAGTATCCAGACACTCTCCTTGGCTCCAATGAACGTGACTTTTTTTACGAAGAGGAAACGGGAGAGTACTTTTTTGATCGAGATCCGGATATATTTCGCCATATCCTTAATTACTATCGAACAGGGAAGCTCCATTATCCACGGAACGAGTGTTTGACTCAGTATGACGAGGAACTTGCCTTTTTCGGAATCATGCCAGATGTCATTGGTGATTGTTGCTATGAGGATTATCGTGATCGGAAGCGAGAGAATGCTGAGCGACTCATGGATGATAAGTTAGATGAAGAAGAGGGAGCCGATGCGATTGTGCCAGAGGAGTTTCGAGAACGAATGTGGCGAGCCTTTGAAACGCCTCACACCTCCACTCCAGCGCTTGTCTTTTATTATGTCACTGGATTTTTCATTGCAGTATCTGTGATGGCTAATGTGGTGGAAACAGTGCCATGCGGGGAAGTTCCTGGACGGAATCAAATTCAGCCCTGTggggaaaaatacaaaataatgtttttttgtttggacACAGCATGTGTCATGATTTTTACTGCAGAGTACTTTCTACGATTATACGCCGCTCCAGATCGGTTTAAATTCATGCGCTCCGTCATGAGTGTCATAGACTTTGTGGCCATTATGCCCTACTACATTGGTCTTGGCTTAAGTGATGATAATGAAGTCTCTGGAGCTTTTGTTACGCTTCGCGTCTTTCGTGTTTTTAGAATCTTTAAATTCTCCCGTCATTCTCAAGGTTTGCGGATCCTAGGATATACTCTCCAGTCCTGTGCCTCAGAGCTGGGCTTTCTCGTCTTCTCTCTAGCAATGGCCATCATTATCTTTGCAACCATTATGTTCTATTGTGAAAAGTCTGTAGATGGGTCCACTTTTACATCCATTCCAGCTGCTTTTTGGTACACCATTGTGACTATGACGACACTCGG CTATGGTGACATGGTACCAAGTACGAATCTGGGGAAGTTGATTGGAGGGATTTGCTCCCTTTCTGGAGTACTTGTCATTGCTCTTCCCGTCCCTGTCATTGTCTCCAACTTTTCAAGAATCTATCATCAAAATCAAAGAGCAGACAAACGAAAAGCCCAAAAG AAAGCCCGACTCGCAAGGATTCAAATAGCCAAAGCAACCTCTGGTGCAGCCTTTGTCTCAAAGAAAAAGGCGGCTGAAGCACGAATGGCAGCCCGTGCTGCGGGTCTGGAAGTTAATGAGAACGACAAAGAGGACATTTTTGAAATGCAGCACCATCATTTACTCCGCTGCTTGGAGAAAACCACT AATCGTGAATTCGTAGAAATGGATGTGCCCTTTAATGGAGGGCTAAGAGGAATTCGAGCTACAATGTCACAAGGTCCTTCTTCCCTTCCATCAAGTCCATCCATTGTCCATGGATCTGGATGGAAAAACTCACTCTTGGGCTCTTGTTGTGGAAAATGTAGTTCTTCAGGCTGTGAGGAT AGCTGTTCAAAGCCCTCCATTACGCACGAGTCCAAATACAGCGTTTCAGGAAACAAAAAACACGATAATCTTCACAACGACACTGAGCTAAATGACGTACAAATACGGGGAATGTATAGAGAAAACCTGACCATAACCGGAGGGTTTGGAAGAGAGCCATCCCTAAACAACAATGCCTTAGGCGTCGTTCTGGGATCTCCGCACGCAGAAAACTCTCCTGTTGTCATCTCTGCTGTTGTATCAGCTCCAAATCCCAGCTCAGAGAATAACAATAGCCCTTCATCCCCTGAAGTACAACCCAGCTCTATTTTACCAAGTGTGACAGTATCCAATCTATGA